The genomic segment CCTGGAAAACCGCCTTGGCACCCTTCCATAATAGAGGGGGAAAAATCAGTGAGCCGCAGATGAGCCGACCCAGAACCACGCCCGCCCGCCGATCTTTCGGCACTTTGGCATAGTCCCGCAGGCGGGCGGTGCGCCTCCGGGTGGTGATTTCTCTCACCGTCGCCGGATCTGCCGGGTCAATTTGCAGTTCGTCGAGCTGCCGCAGCGGTGTCCACTCCGTGGAACCCTCCCGGCGCACCAGATCACTGTCACGGACTGAGCCATACGCGATGTACCCGTAGAGGTCATCCAGGCTGCAGGGGCCGACGGTCTTCTGACCTTTGGAGATATAATAGAGAGCGTCCAAGAGAGGGGCGGGATGTGCTGGCGGTACGTTCGCTAGCATTTCCCGCGCCTGTCAACCTCCTCAGTGTGACTTTCTCAGGCCCTCTCTTTAATATGGGCCCAGCAGTGAACGTGCGGATCTCCCCGGAAATACCAGATCATGGAAGGTCCCTCGATCTGCCAGACGTCCCAGACGCCATC from the Prosthecobacter algae genome contains:
- a CDS encoding DUF4339 domain-containing protein — its product is MDALYYISKGQKTVGPCSLDDLYGYIAYGSVRDSDLVRREGSTEWTPLRQLDELQIDPADPATVREITTRRRTARLRDYAKVPKDRRAGVVLGRLICGSLIFPPLLWKGAKAVFQDRIYSARTDAKGYLLYWPRWVEAVVMALLVINSIAWLCLLGWIWREATPLGQEISGLLRTGIHDLQDWLGK